In Elaeis guineensis isolate ETL-2024a chromosome 1, EG11, whole genome shotgun sequence, a genomic segment contains:
- the LOC105040143 gene encoding uncharacterized protein, which produces MPTMTAIALERLLEPNADRSAPQKPKPPIPPVHHRDRTTTTTFAASDPTPLPPPRPYFISPALYATPDPAALPDSTPTSISPSPYVVNRKGRRGPRPLATAAPTNRLDGFEIPDVPLAGMTTEVGGLADEEAGLTANCSVEKQQENGDKNQQHEEEEAEEEEDDDGKDNFLDPQDSRSVASSCSARFGNQSRLWNQSEFYDAAEEFFSDGSASYSSPSLGTNPEIELPALRLNLLEEIHRRKIAEEALLHMQNEWNRTAKYLSQVGVSFPVIQHAEDVQVEINSAAICQEITVSRFVSEAIERGLVRAEAEAAAEEVIHSKNHEISRLRDRLQYYEAVNREMSQRNQEIVELARQQRLRRKRWRWLWSCIGLSITIGASLLAYSYVPHSGKDSLTTSCPDAPPGTGGSMENES; this is translated from the exons ATGCCAACGATGACGGCGATCGCGTTGGAGCGCCTGCTGGAGCCCAACGCCGACCGCTCCGCTCCCCAGAAGCCCAAACCCCCCATCCCTCCTGTTCACCACCGGGAccgcaccaccaccaccaccttcGCCGCCTCCGACCCCACGCCCTTGCCGCCGCCCCGGCCTTACTTCATCTCTCCGGCCCTCTACGCCACCCCCGACCCGGCGGCCCTCCCGGACTCCACGCCCACCTCCATCTCCCCCTCGCCCTACGTCGTCAACCGCAAGGGCCGCCGCGGCCCCCGCCCCCTCGCCACCGCCGCGCCGACCAACCGCCTCGATGGCTTCGAGATCCCTGATGTTCCTCTGGCTGGAATGACGACGGAAGTTGGAGGACTAGCGGACGAGGAAGCTGGTTTGACCGCCAACTGTTCGGTGGAGAAACAACAGGAAAACGGAGATAAGAATCAACAACACGAAGAAGAAGAagcggaagaagaagaagacgatgATGGTAAAGATAACTTCCTTGATCCTCAGGATTCAAGGAGCGTCGCGAGCAGCTGTAGCGCCAGATTCGGCAATCAGTCACGCCTATGGAACCAGTCCGAGTTCTATGATGCTGCTGAAG AGTTTTTCTCTGATGGTTCTGCGTCATACTCATCTCCATCCCTTGGCACAAATCCTGAAATTGAACTACCTGCCTTAAGACTTAATCTTCTCGAGGAGATTCATAGACGAAAAATAGCAGAGGAGGCTCTTCTCCACATGCAGAATGAGTGGAACAGGACTGCGAAATATCTATCTCAGGTGGGAGTATCATTTCCAGTAATCCAGCATGCTGAAGATGTTCAAGTTGAGATAAATTCTGCAGCAATTTGCCAAGAGATCACAGTTTCAAGGTTTGTTTCTGAAGCTATAGAAAGAGGTTTGGTACGGGCTGAAGCAGAAGCTGCTGCTGAGGAAGTCATTCATTCAAAAAACCATGAAATTTCTCGTCTGAGAGATCGACTGCAGTACTATGAAGCTGTGAACCGCGAAATGTCCCAGAGGAATCAGGAAATTGTAG AATTAGCTCGCCAACAACGCCTGAGAAGGAAAAGATGGAGATGGCTATGGAGCTGCATTGGTTTGTCTATCACCATTGGGGCTTCCCTGCTTGCATATTCATATGTTCCTCACTCTGGTAAAGACTCGTTAACAACCTCCTGCCCAGATGCTCCGCCAGGCACAGGGGGTTCCATGGAAAATGAGTCTTAG